One Helianthus annuus cultivar XRQ/B chromosome 12, HanXRQr2.0-SUNRISE, whole genome shotgun sequence genomic region harbors:
- the LOC110894948 gene encoding CDP-diacylglycerol--glycerol-3-phosphate 3-phosphatidyltransferase 2: protein MCSSWWNTTTCATSAHDSNKKNNNNINPNNNKLGFRGHKNLTYPSKGFNGGVVTMGSVNNGDGDEKFTTDNHCTSAVIAALSPENRRNVKPPVCNRIPEDKLLTLPTILTIGRVVAIPVIVSTFYMNSWLGTTATTGIFIAAAITDWLDGYLARKMNLGTAFGAFLDPVADKLMVAATLVLLCTKPPEAAMLGQWPWLLTVPSIAIIGREITMSAVREWAASQGGKLSGAVAVNNLGKWKTATQMTSLTILLAIRDSSFTEVGLLGASGVALLYVSAGLAVWSLVVYMKKISKVLLV, encoded by the exons ATGTGCTCGAGCTGGTGGAACACAACAACCTGTGCCACCTCAGCGCACGatagcaataagaagaacaacaacaatatcAACCCTAATAACAACAAGCTAGGGTTTCGCGGTCACAAAAATTTAACATATCCATCCAAAGGATTCAACGGTGGTGTAGTCACTATGGGATCCGTAAACAACGGTGACGGAGACGAGAAATTCACGACGGATAACCACTGCACCTCCGCCGTCATCGCCGCATTGTCGCCGGAAAACCGCCGGAACGTAAAACCTCCGGTTTGTAACCGAATTCCGGAGGATAAGTTGCTTACATTGCCTACGATCTTAACAATCGGACGCGTTGTGGCTATTCCTGTTATCGTCAGCA CTTTTTATATGAATAGTTGGCTGGGGACAACTGCTACCACGGGCATCTTCATTGCTGCAGCAATTACAGATTGGCTCGATGGGTATCTCGCACGAAAA ATGAACCTAGGAACTGCATTTGGTGCATTTTTAGATCCAGTGGCCGATAAG CTTATGGTTGCTGCTACCTTGGTCTTGTTATGTACAAAACCTCCTGAAGCTGCTATGCTTGGACAATGGCCGTGGCTATTGACTGTACCATCAATTGCAATAATTGGCAGAGAG ATAACAATGTCTGCAGTTAGAGAATGGGCTGCTTCACAGGGCGGTAAACTTTCAGGG GCTGTTGCTGTAAATAATTTGGGAAAGTGGaaaacagccacacaaatgactTCCTTGACCATTCTTCTGGCAATTAGAGATTCGAG TTTTACAGAGGTAGGTTTACTGGGAGCATCTGGTGTTGCTTTACTGTATGTGTCGGCTGGGCTAGCTGTATGGTCATTGGTTGTGTATATGAAGAAGATATCAAAAGTATTGCTGGTGTAG